One window of Suricata suricatta isolate VVHF042 chromosome 6, meerkat_22Aug2017_6uvM2_HiC, whole genome shotgun sequence genomic DNA carries:
- the C6H5orf49 gene encoding uncharacterized protein C5orf49 homolog — protein MEDDEEEITAATLRIKPRPPPLSALSAFSYVPPRRLDPKEHSYYYRPSKTGIISLYDCVFNQSPGYNQKLHRDDREHAKSLGLHVDEEERQRPVGVLTSSVYGRRVHQPVEPLNRDHGHVNHMKSDFYRKNDIPGLKSPSFGHVSPA, from the exons ATGGAGGACGACGAAGAGGAGATCACCGCAGCCACGCTGCGGATCAAGCCCCGGCCGCCGCCCCTCTCGGCGCTCTCCGCCTTCAGCTACGTCCCCCCGCGGCGCCTGGACCCCAAGGAGCACAGCTACTACTACCGCCCGAGCAAG ACAGGAATCATTTCACTGTACGACTGTGTTTTTAACCAGAGCCCTGGCTACAATCAGAAGCTGCACCGAGATGACAGAGAACATGCAAAGAGCCTGGGCCTTCACGTGGACGAGGAG GAGCGCCAGCGGCCCGTGGGAGTGCTGACATCCTCTGTCTACGGGAGACGCGTCCACCAGCCCGTGGAGCCCCTGAACCGGGACCATGGCCACGTCAACCACATGAAGTCTGACTTCTACCGGAAGAACGACATCCCCGGCTTGAAGAGTCCCAGCTTCGGGCACGTGTCTCCGGCCTGA